tagtgtagtagAGAATTAATTAATAGTGTGTTATTACTTTTTTAGCTTATTATTTAAGAAGAACACATTTAAAGTAACTggaaaatttgatgtttcacTATAAAAGACATGAATTTGCACCAATGGGTCAGATAAAactaaatatgctgattttattatatttaagttaaaaatacacataaaaatggtTCAAGTTTAAAGGAAAATTAAAGTCCTTTGTTGTGACTTTCTGACATGGTCAAGTTACACCAATAAAAGCATACACAATTTACAACACCAGCACAAATATGTTTCAGCTGTTCAAgttttcaaaaacagaaaaaatcatGAACAgtctacaataaaaaaacactattaaaagcTTCAGACCACAACACAAAGGCTAATACTAACcatacaacacaacacacagacaaactccTGAAGAGTGTCCAATAAGAAAACACTAGGTATGTGCTCTCATCGTTTGGTTCAAAAAAATGATGTGCTACTGTATATGCTTTCTGTTTCAGGCAGACATTGCTTAACAGTGATACACCATTAAAATCAGTGCAAGTTAAGTCAAGTCAATTATTTTCAACTCAAAACTAAGACATCACAAAGAATGGAGACTAAAGCTAAATTAAGCAAATTTCAAAGTACTACTAGCCTTAGTGTTTTACGATTTGAACCAAAACTGGTCTCGTCAAAGCATCAATACCTTGCTTGTTATTGCCATTGATACTGAACAGCTAATGTTTAATATTAGCTCTCTGGTCCCAATACTTAAAATCTCAAACTAAatcttttaaagacattaaaaaaaggttataaattaaaacagacaTATAAAATGAGATTTAAACCTTCCAGACTTGGACCTTCTCAGCCACCACGCACCAATTGGCATGGTCCAAGTAAGTGTGCAGAACATGGAGCTCATCAACATGGTTTTGGATCAACTGTGTCAGTTCTCCTTCCCTGAATACGTGGTAGTACCTCAGACAAGAGTCCTTAAGCTGTTCGCTGCTCCGTCCTTTCAACTCATCCCTTTCCAAAAGAGACGCTGTGCTATCCTGCCTCTGCAAGGGCTCTTTTAGGCTCGATTTACCATCTACCTCCACGTGTCCTTCAAGAGTTGACTGATCCCTCTGATAGGAGACCAAGTCGGGCAGTGGTACTGAGGAACAATCATGGACAAGCTCCACAGGAGCAGTCTCATTTCCATTCCCAGAACTTCTGTTGTCATTTTTATGGACCTGTACAATGGGATCTGAAATGAAGACGTCTTCTTCTAGACTGGTTCTGGAAGAGGATGAAAAAAGGCTGGACATCTGCCTGATGAGACCTCTACTACTAGTTCGCCGGCTTCTGCTTTCCGTTGCTTCATCGACAGGGGTTTGTATAGAGCTGGAAGAGGAACGGGACATGGTCAGGCTGGTGAAGTCCAGCACCGAATCTAAAGACCTGGAGAAGAACCAAAGCCTCTGTTTTTTCTGCTGGCTGGGGCCGATTGATTCACCCTTGTCCAACATAGAGGATGTGCTTTTCACTTTCCTGTGCTTGTCGCTGGAAGCGGTGCCGTCACTGATGCTTTGGGTTCCAATGCCTCGCTGTCTTAAGGCAGGAGATAAAGGGGGATTGGGGTTCCAGGGAACAAAGATGTCTTGCTTCTCAAACTTGCGCCTCTTCTGCTCCATGGCCCAAACGGAAATCATGATCCGCCCTCCCACACGCAGGGTGCGTGCCATCTCTTTTATTGCTCGGATACGCCGTTCTTTGGTGGACATGTGGTGGATGACTAAGCAATTGAAAGAAGTTGTATTCAGAGGTCATTGATATACAATCTAGTGatttcaaggaatagttcaacccagAATTAAATTTGTTACTCACCCTATGCAGTACCATAAAACCCATACTTTTACATgtatgcaatgcattttattatgaatatgcATCATTTAGTCAACTATAAAGCTATATACTTAtggactcttttttttaataatgcatttttaatgtataatataattgttGGGTTTTACAAAGTAGAGAAAGAATGATTAGTTTGTTGATATTACATTTTTTGAttctgcatttattattattattattattattaagacgACGATGATGattaataaattgaaattaaaacttatttaaataaatacctttcattattttaaaaaatgcataaaatgtataatttaaaagtcAATATTGTCTCAATTCAATAATATCCCACATCAATACTGctgattgttattattaataattataatatgataaaaataacaactatactaataaatcaatttaacaatatatcaatataataatattaatatcaaattaaaaacaaaaatatgcatactaaaaacatttgaatcaactgaatcaaacaaaatatagtattcatataatatatacacacacacacattatatatacacatatatatatatatatatatatatatatatatatatatatcaaattatatatatatatacacagacataaatatttctaaaatcattgttttccaatgaagaaataaaaactgGAGTAAGGCGCAACAGTGACAGTGTCCTTATGCAGAATAAATCTAAACAATATACAACCAAAATCAATGTAGAAAGCCCATCTTATAGTTGTGGGCTGTTTACTGCATTTACTGGGGGCTTTCAGAATGTTTAAACCATTATGAGACTCTGATATCATCAATGGGCACATTAATCTTCTCTCTGAGGATTCACGAGGGGTTGCCAGGTGACCCAGCTGTACAACAAATATTCCCAGACCTCTTCCAAGAAACACTAATACTAATACTCCTGTAGCCTAGTAACACCTCTTGTGTCCTCCACctaataaagcttaaataaaccTATATAGCCGCTCCATTTCAAGTTAATGGCAGCACTACCAGCTGATTGAAATTAAATGGTTTGATCATGGAAATACTagtatgttaaaggggtcatatgatgcgatttcaagttttcctttctctttggtgtGTTACAATCTGTttgcaaagttgcaaagactaaagtctcaaacccaaagagatattctttataaaagtttaatacttgtccacgccctcctaaaatgtcttatttaaacACATCCCCACAcatctacgtcacgatgtgggaagatttacataacgctgcccaaatgttcacgcaaagaaagaaggcgtaactttgattctcgctgttgccgcccgCAACAAACAAATGACACGCTTATAATttgttaaatcaaaaataaattgtcattacatttaaaagaggacacaactagaaatcagtggttaagttgtatttacagcactgttccagaacagttcaacccaaatatttagatgtgtgcaacgcattttatggaggactgcttcctgatcctgggagagaagactacaatgccagctgttctgactcacattctgtaagtacgtttacatatgtaaaggttttgctactgatgattcaaacatgagttttgagcagtgtagagtagagcttgttgtttatcatttctccgatcacaaatgcagacatggttttatgtttacgtcgCGCGATGCAACAACGCATAAAAAGCTAGTACAAGTCATTAttatccataattatgtccccactggatgccacAATGGCtcgtttttaatatgttttattgtttttgtcttgtagcaccggtgttctgaccggaACACGCagcacagtatgttaaggggcgtaacatttccgtcacacgcttgaggcattcggccaatcacaacgcactgtatagttggccaatcagagcacacctcgcttttcaaaccgatgagctttgtaaaaaatgacgcatttcagaaaggcgggagttagaggagaaacaataatgatCAGTATgtggaaataatgtgttttttgaactttaaaccacatgaacacattgcattacaccaaatacacaaaagaatgttctttttagcagcatcatatgacccctttaatgtgggTCTATGCCATTATGAATTGTGCTCCTATGAATGTACATCTTCATAGATCTTTATGCTAATGATCTCAtgtcagcagtttttgaaatactcagaccagcccgtctggcaccaacaaccattccacattcaaagttacttaaatcccctttcttccccattctaatgctcggtttgaacttcagcatgtcgtcttcaccacatctagatgcctaaatgcattgagttgctgccatgtgattggctgattagcaatctgagttaccaagcaattgaataggtgttacctaataaagtggctggtgagtgtatatatgtgtgtgtgtcctcttttTTTGcgttttattaatgcatttttttaagtataaataatttttaaatatatagtgtaATTGTTGGATTGTACAAAGTGGAGAATTAATTTATAGTCTGttgatattacatttttatctcagtatttattatgatgatgatgattatgaatCAGGTAAAAACtttgaaatagttttataataacctttcatattttctataatactgtatactatataACCGCTGaagtttattactattattactgaaataataattattattaaaagaatcattaatgtaatatttaagttACTGAATTGTTAAGTGGAATCTGAATGagaatcagaatgaattcatccAAATGTTTTAGgatatttatttgatgtattacCTGCAATGGAAAGCACTGCATCAAAACAGCCGTCTCTGTAGGGCAAACGCAGGCCATCACAAAGCTGCACCTCGTGACCTCGACTCCACGCAGAGTCCACCAACGGCCGACACACGTCACAGCCCAACTTGAAGATATCCTCATTGATGTGTAGATATTTGCCATTGCCACATCCTGCAATAATTCCAAAAATAATCAGTGCATGTCATAAAAATCGTTTTTCCCTCATGGATGATTCACTGGGCTGTTTTCCAGTGTCGTATTGTAATAACTTTGGTGCCCATTCATTcttattaaactttaatattaataattgcatTTTCTTTCAGTAAATGCTGTCAGCTTAGTCTGTATGTGATAACGGGCCATTAACTTTTTCCAAGCAAAAGAATAGAGACAATATTACATGGGTTTCTTTTCAGCAGTAGGAGTGCAAATCTTCAGATAAAAATGTGACAATGGTTGTTTACAGAGAAAGACTAGTAAAAGCATATTGATCTTGCCATTCTGAGAGTTTTAGTCCTCGTTTGAGAGACATTAAAGACAGAACATGAAGCCTTACCGACATCCGCCACGATGCTGCCGGGCTCCTGCTGTAGCAGGAACTGTTTGACCTTGGGCCAAGCTTTGTAGCGGCTGTCGTTGAAGTAGGGTGCGATCCTCTCGTACACGCTGTGAACATGGTCTCTCTCCAGCTGGCTGGCAGCCTCGTCCATGCTGCTCTCTATTAAACCCCACGCAGCATCTTCACCActtagacagacagagagaggaacaGACAGGGAGGAGGAGAGACATGAAATGAGACCTAAAGATTGAGTCACCCTCTGCTTATAATGCTTTGGTTCCACTGCCATTtctaaaaaaatgaattcaatatACCACTTTGACTGGTTGTTTTTATACAGCAGTAAGAGCTTGGAGGATGTACCGCCGGGGTTAATAACATAGggccctaatttttttttctattgttgtaATAATTTCACCTcattctataaattaaataacaaatgtaaaacaaagtCTGACATATACCACTAACAACTGAACTTTTTATGTTTACAcgaattgtatacattttacttcaAATCATTGTAACAGAATTGTTTGGATTGTGATCAGACAGGATGTCAATTTTGGGGGAAATGTgctaaaaagtcaaaataataaacgtgctaaataataaaaaataatatatataaattaatgaatatatttaaaaaataaaaatatgctataTTTAACTAAGgattatatttaatcattataaataatattaatatttgtatacatCAATTTTATACATAATCTTATTTGTCATTagaaattaatacaataatttatatttatatatttatatatatttaagtaaaatattgtatttcagttaataaGTGGAAAAATTATTAtccttattataaataattagaacaaattatctttattatttcaaaatgattaaacacaaataaatgtatatgtataaatatagtaaatgtataaataaatgtatataaaaatataaatgcttaattgtcacatttaaaaaaatatataaacacacatatacacaaacacacacacaattattaaatatattttttttaaaccattttaaaaacaaatgttagtttgaatgaatacattttattattataattttctaaaaaaaaaatgtgtgtgtgcgtttgtgatttaaaacaatttttagaaataataagaaataaaaaatataaatgcttaAGTGTCATAATATCacgcaaaaacaacaacataataataagaataataataatcatggaCATGATAGCAAGATCTAAgcaatctaaaattaaatatatattttcacaataagAACTAAATGACTGGCTGAAGCTGAGTGTTTCTGATTAATTCGTTGTTCCCCtccttttaaatcatttaataaattgttgcTCTTCTTCCACTTGACTGCAGTAGCACAGATAGATGCGGTTGCACGCCTCCTCACAGCTGCACGTCACTTACCAAATGTCCTGTACAACTGCATCATGCTTCACAATCAACACATGGCTCAATCATTTCCTCAccttcaaacacacactgcatcTTCCTCAACAGGGACATCTCAAACAAAGCTTTGAAGCACAAACAGTCTGAGATTTCAATGCTTAATTGCGCAGCTGATTTGAAATGCAGAGTGGAAGGCACATTTCAAACAGTGCTGCCACCTCTGATCTGCTTTCAGAGCCTCAGATGTCATTAACAGCTACTCTTGAAACTAAACGCATCAGCTTTTAGGTTTTGCTTTCTTTACTTATTTTCAAGTGTGTGACCTATAACACCACATGAATTTGAAACAGGGATGTGTTCAGCTGTAAATCTAGACTAATTGCATTTCAACTGGTTGAGTTGTTGCGAGTTGAGAACTGAAGTCATGGATCAATAAGAGAACATTTCGAAGCAAATCCACATTCGATGCTGATCTACTCTCCTGCATTCAAACGACAACGTTCGGTCAATAATCTCATGGTCCGGCCAGCAAATCAATGAGACTTTCATGTTCACTGCCAGAAGTGTTTAGACAAGTCTGCAAACTATGAATTTAATACGATGACCATTTTATCCTATTTTCACTATTACTAAACAAATGACCAGAATCCATAAAGGGTGGTTTTTGATTGTATAACAAAGCATTGTGAATAAGCAACTGACCTTTTGGGATATTACAATGAAAACAAGATTATCTTGTTTTTTCATAATGCCTCTGTGGTTTGGAAATGTAGTGTACTGGCtgttatgtaaaacaaaaaggcTCTTCGGTTAAAACACTagcaccaaaaaagaaaaaacacaacaaaaaaaaacaagatcaacaagagaaaaaaacacagcagCATGTGGGCTGACCGTATGTGTACGACTTGACAGAAGGTGTATGGTGTGCTggccaaaataaagaaatgaaacagCAAGAAGATGGTTATTTTTGGTAGCACCTTgcacaagttaaaataaaattgctttcGTAATGCACTTTGGTGGACTTATTGTGAACTGTTCATTGGTGTAagttattgcaattaaaatatatagagagagatagaaatgTAGCCTTATCACTtgttcactaatggatcctctgtagtaatgggtgccgtcaaaatgagagttcaAAGAGTTGATTAaaacatgtttgtaataaacaaacccatcattaagatgtttttaacttcaaactattgctttcacttcacaagactggagtcgtgtggattattgtgatgtctttctcagctgtttgaactctgatggcacccattcactgtagaggctCCATTGTGAATAAGTGATGGAAGGCTAAatttgttccaatgaagaaacaaactcatctacatcttggatggcctgagggtaggtatattttcagcaaattttcttttatgggtgaactattctttcaaaaaaagcaCCACAGAGCATGACAATGTTCACAGTGTCCAAAGAAATTGATGCTCAAATTCTAGACTTTTCACAGCTATAGGCATTGTTTTAGTAAGCTGCTTGTAACGTCCATTTCTCATCATCCAATCAATTCCAGATGGataacattttgcaaaatttTTCAATGATTGAAAAGTTACATATCTGGCAACCTTTTGAATTTGGCCAGCAAACAACCACCAGAggccatccagaacaccctagcaaccacatggcaacatTCACAATCATTTTGGTGATGAGTTTGGCATAGGCAAGCATTACTCAtattttctacagaaaaaaaaaaaggtagtttgTGGTCACAAAACATTCAATCAGGCCCTTCTGgaaatgaaatacaataataaactACTGCAAGGGCCGCATTCACATAGATTCCCTCTCCATGGCAAATTATCCTCACCACAATTGTTTTCTGAGAAGTCATTTTAGACTCACGCCGACTCTCTGGCCTTGAGAGTCTAGTCAACAAGCAAGCAATATTAAAGGTCGTCCAGCCCACACTGCATCAAATAAAAAGATAGCGGACGGTGACCTTAGAAATGTCACCTCACTGAAAGATGTCAACTGCCTGGTGTCGCTCCAACGCACCTTTAGAAAATATCAAACCTCTGTCAAAGCAAAATCATGACTTTCTTGAGGCCTTCTGTTTTGAGCGTTATGATTTCATCTCCCTTCGGACCCTGCAGTCGGCTCCATACTGTTGAGAACTCTGAGGGTCCCTCATTACGAGACTATTTTGAGATCACACCCGCTGACAGAAGGATGGGAGAGAAGCGCTACAGCATCATCATGTCGCACAGCCCTGAAGAGACTCAGATTGCATCTGACCGTCCATTCAATTCATTAAAATGCTCAACTCGACAGGCGTTATGTAAGCAGCTGCAAGCTGGACGTTGTGAGAATACCGAACAGCAGCATCTAAATTTAGAAGCAAGCAATACCCGCCAGACCACATATTCTTACAGAGAAACAGCGGGTCTGTTTCAGCACTAATGGAAACATGGAATGAACGATAAAGAGTTTCACTGTTTAGTAATATATCCGTTGATAGATTTACTACACCTTACTACTCCATGCAGGTTTACCATAACAGATACAGTAGATTTAAGCATTTCTTATTCTTGTAAGAACTTGACAGAAGTATAGTATGCAGCAGACtagcacgtgtgtgtgtgcgcgtgtgtgtgtgtgatcatcatcatatatatatatatatatatatatatatataaaattatatatatgtatatatatatatatataaatataaattttgtcgGAATGAGCATTTGATTTATGATTTAAGCACTGaatcatatatttaattatgacaGGTTTTTACTGGGTtgataatgaaatttaaatatcaaatacaaatgatttttaatttgatttttgatACAGTTCATGCTTCCCCAAATGAGGATATTAAATTGCATTTGAACATTTGATAGCAGTTGTTTTCAgagtttgatttattatttgatcatttgATTTATCATTTGAGCAGTTgttttgagaatttgatgtttatGCATTTGccttttcatttgaattttgttaGGAAAAGACCTCCATAGACTGATGCACATAAACAACATATATACAAGCACACGTGTGCACATATGATCTCAGTTAACTTAAATAACAGGAAATacttgttcattcattcatgtttccCGGGAATCATTACACTATGAGACACATCCTGTTGATCttaatttataaagtttaaattgCCAACTGAAAGCTTCTTTAGAGATGTTATCTTCATAAAATTAACATACATTTCACACACCTGCGTTACTGTTTATTCCACGCGCAAACTACACAGAGCTCATTCAGTGTGATGCAGTACAAAGCAATGTATTTGTTCCAATTGAAAGTTTGATCCTATGTTTATTTGCAAGACAAGAATCAGCGTCGTATACATCCTATGAATCACACCTACCTTTCCCCTCTCTCAAGGCTGCAGTCGTGGAGACATCAAATCCGACGGGAGGTCGTTTGTTTAATTGGCGTCATTATATTAACGTTAATGTAAAAGACGGCGATAAAACATCAACACCACACGCTGACTGTGTGCAATACACCGGCTCAGGGTGCACACTGGGGATGTGTTAATAAATACATGCTCACTACACTCGACCCCTAGTCTGGCGTGATGTCCGATTCGCGAACGAAGaattcttttgaaccggttctttttgaTGACTCGGTCGAACCGATTCTCAATTGATTCATTAATCCCTCACGTTTAATTTAAGTTCCCGATTTTTCTCCAGAGTATTTTAGAGGACAACTTTGTGTGGGAGTTAAAATAGACATATTGGTAACTGACATATATGCTGAAGCCTTAAAAATTGTCATTTGTGGTCACAAAACATTCAATCAGGCCCTTCtggaaattaaatacaataataaactaCTGCAAGGGCTGCATTCACACAGGTTCTCTCTCCATGACAAATTATCCTCACCACAATTGTTTTCTAAAAAGTCATGTATTCAGCAATACATGCTGAAGCCTTAAAAAGGCAGCTTTTGgcataatatttttaaagcagattGTAAAACAGTTCACAATATGCGTCAGACTGGATGATTAACTACTAAACTACAAGCTAATGATTTAACTTAATCAAAAACGGGCATTTAACTCTTAATGCCACTCGTGAGACTTCAGGGAACAATGTGATGAATCAAA
This portion of the Cyprinus carpio isolate SPL01 chromosome A15, ASM1834038v1, whole genome shotgun sequence genome encodes:
- the LOC109103030 gene encoding probable tRNA methyltransferase 9B yields the protein MDEAASQLERDHVHSVYERIAPYFNDSRYKAWPKVKQFLLQQEPGSIVADVGCGNGKYLHINEDIFKLGCDVCRPLVDSAWSRGHEVQLCDGLRLPYRDGCFDAVLSIAVIHHMSTKERRIRAIKEMARTLRVGGRIMISVWAMEQKRRKFEKQDIFVPWNPNPPLSPALRQRGIGTQSISDGTASSDKHRKVKSTSSMLDKGESIGPSQQKKQRLWFFSRSLDSVLDFTSLTMSRSSSSSIQTPVDEATESRSRRTSSRGLIRQMSSLFSSSSRTSLEEDVFISDPIVQVHKNDNRSSGNGNETAPVELVHDCSSVPLPDLVSYQRDQSTLEGHVEVDGKSSLKEPLQRQDSTASLLERDELKGRSSEQLKDSCLRYYHVFREGELTQLIQNHVDELHVLHTYLDHANWCVVAEKVQVWKV